The proteins below come from a single Plantactinospora sp. KBS50 genomic window:
- a CDS encoding PAC2 family protein, which yields MTEFDGLPVLRSPVAIAAFEGWNDAADASTAAVEHLEQVWQARQITELDPEEFYDFQVSRPVITMAEGETRRVEWPTTRFMVASPEGTDRDVVLIRGIEPSMRWRTFCEQVLELCHSLEVNRVVLLGALLADVPYTRPLPISGSASDRDAAERYQLIPTRYDGPTGIVGVLHDACARAEVDALSFWVHVPHYANNPPCPKATQALLHRVEEVLDLPVPMADLAEEAAEWEQRVRAAAEQDAELGEYVRELEERVGDAGIQPLTGDEIAQEFEKYLRRRGGSAGPTAGSW from the coding sequence ATGACCGAGTTCGACGGCCTGCCCGTGCTGCGCTCGCCGGTGGCCATCGCCGCGTTCGAGGGCTGGAACGACGCCGCGGACGCCTCCACCGCCGCCGTCGAGCACCTGGAGCAGGTCTGGCAGGCGCGGCAGATCACCGAGCTGGACCCGGAGGAATTCTACGACTTCCAGGTCAGCCGGCCCGTGATCACGATGGCCGAGGGCGAGACGCGGCGGGTGGAGTGGCCGACCACCCGGTTCATGGTGGCCAGCCCCGAGGGCACCGACCGGGACGTGGTGCTGATCCGCGGCATCGAGCCCAGCATGCGCTGGCGGACGTTCTGCGAGCAGGTGCTGGAGCTGTGTCACAGCCTGGAGGTCAACCGGGTGGTGCTGCTCGGCGCGCTGCTGGCGGACGTGCCGTACACCCGGCCGCTGCCGATCAGCGGCAGCGCGTCGGACCGGGACGCGGCCGAGCGCTACCAGCTCATCCCGACCCGGTACGACGGTCCGACCGGGATCGTCGGGGTGCTGCACGACGCCTGCGCCCGGGCCGAGGTGGACGCGCTGTCGTTCTGGGTGCACGTGCCGCACTACGCCAACAACCCCCCGTGCCCCAAGGCCACCCAGGCGCTGCTGCACCGGGTCGAGGAGGTGCTCGACCTGCCGGTGCCGATGGCCGACCTGGCCGAGGAGGCCGCCGAGTGGGAGCAGCGGGTCCGGGCCGCCGCCGAGCAGGACGCCGAGTTGGGTGAGTACGTCCGGGAGCTGGAGGAACGGGTCGGCGACGCCGGCATCCAGCCGCTCACCGGGGACGAGATCGCCCAGGAGTTCGAGAAGTATCTGCGCCGCCGGGGCGGCTCGGCCGGCCCCACCGCCGGCTCCTGGTGA
- a CDS encoding GntR family transcriptional regulator — MQINPGAAEFPHRQIAAHITARIRQGDWAAGERLPSIPAIAEMFGVAKQTVQRAIDQLRVEGVLITKPGSGTYVRGTRRRLNRLSRGRYGGFRGYHADLAARYRQQLTEVGRAAAPPEVADAFGVADGTELVVRRHLVRTEDSPVEIGASWFRVADAQGTSLERAEAFGRPLYQEAEEEIGRRYVTATDTISARQPSRDEAEQLQIRPDTPVLHLLHVAYDEARRPIEVAQATWPGPMTTLTEEYRVPGPAAEPDPDPGLVLG; from the coding sequence ATGCAGATCAATCCGGGAGCCGCCGAGTTCCCGCACCGGCAGATCGCCGCCCACATCACCGCGCGGATCCGGCAGGGCGACTGGGCGGCCGGGGAACGGCTGCCGTCCATCCCGGCCATCGCCGAGATGTTCGGGGTCGCGAAGCAGACCGTGCAACGCGCCATCGACCAGTTGCGGGTGGAGGGCGTGCTGATCACGAAGCCGGGCTCCGGGACGTACGTGCGGGGCACCCGGCGGCGACTCAACCGGCTCTCCCGGGGCCGGTACGGCGGGTTCCGCGGCTACCACGCGGACCTGGCGGCCCGGTACCGGCAGCAGCTCACCGAGGTCGGCCGGGCGGCCGCGCCACCGGAGGTGGCGGACGCCTTCGGGGTGGCCGACGGCACCGAGCTGGTGGTCCGGCGGCACCTGGTCCGCACCGAGGACTCGCCGGTGGAGATCGGCGCGTCGTGGTTCCGGGTCGCCGACGCGCAGGGCACCTCACTGGAGCGGGCCGAGGCGTTCGGCCGGCCGCTCTACCAGGAGGCGGAGGAGGAGATCGGCCGCCGGTACGTCACGGCCACCGACACGATCAGCGCCCGGCAGCCCAGCCGCGACGAGGCCGAGCAGCTCCAGATCCGGCCCGACACGCCCGTGCTGCACCTGCTGCACGTCGCGTACGACGAGGCGCGCCGGCCCATCGAGGTGGCCCAGGCGACGTGGCCCGGCCCGATGACCACGCTGACCGAGGAGTACCGGGTGCCCGGCCCGGCGGCCGAGCCCGATCCCGACCCCGGTCTCGTGCTCGGCTGA
- the metH gene encoding methionine synthase: MGTMLQAANLTLDDFDGLEGCNEILNVTRPDVVRDIHRAYFDAGADCVETNTFGANLPNLGEYDIAHRIRELSEAGARLAREAADEFATPGRSRYVLGSIGPGTRLPTLGHSPYAELRDAYLENAAGLIAGGADALIVETCQDLLQVKAALVGSKRAMVEQGRQVPLICHVAVETTGTMLLGSEIGAALSAIEPLGVDLIGLNCSTGPAEMGEHLRYLARHSRVRLSVMPNAGLPVLTSDGAYFPLTPLELADALERFVADYGVSLVGGCCGTTPEHIRVLAERMHGVAPVPREPRPEPGVSSIYHAVPFAQESSVLMVGERTNANGSKAFREAMLAGDWQACVEIARAQARDGSHLLDLCVDYVGRDGTRDMRELAGRFATASTLPIVLDSTEPVVIEAGLEMLGGRCVVNSVNFEDGDGPESRYARVMPVVREHGAAVVALLIDEEGQARTRDWKVRVAARLIDDLTGRWGMRRSDILIDALTFPIATGQEETRRDGIETIEAIREITRRYPGVNFTLGISNVSFGLNPAARQVLNSVFLHECQQAGLTSAIVHASKILPVSRIPEDHREVALDLIYDRRREGYDPVQRFIDLFEGVDAASARATRAEELAALPLDERLKRRIVDGERTGLEADLDTAMAEGRSPLSIINDLLLDGMKVVGELFGSGQMQLPFVLQSAEVMKTAVAHLEPHMEKADDGGKGRIVLATVRGDVHDIGKNLVDIILSNNGYEVVNIGIKQPISAILEAAEEHRADAIGMSGLLVKSTVIMKENLAEMVQRGVAERWPVLLGGAALTRAYVEDDLRSMFPGQVHYARDAFEGLSLMDRVMTAKRGGAPVIDPEREAALAARRARRERQRAVVTDSLPGLDDTSVRSDVATDAAVPTPPFFGTRVVKGLPLAEYAALLDERATFLGQWGLRGSRGGQGPTYEELVETQGRPRLRYWLDRLTADKVLEAAVVYGYFPAYSDGNDLVVLDENGHAERARFTFPRQRQERRLCLADFFRPRGDKLDVVALQLVTVGQPISEYTAKLFAGNEYRDYLEVHGLSVQLTEALAEYWHRRIRAELTLPDGRTLADDDPDELAGLLRTDYRGCRYAFGYPACPDLEDRAKIMDLLDADRIGVQLSEEFQLMPEQATDAIVVHHPEANYFNAK; the protein is encoded by the coding sequence ATGGGGACGATGCTGCAGGCGGCCAACCTGACCCTGGATGACTTCGACGGTCTCGAGGGGTGCAACGAGATCCTCAACGTCACGCGCCCCGACGTGGTCCGGGACATCCACCGCGCGTACTTCGACGCGGGCGCCGACTGCGTGGAGACCAACACCTTCGGGGCCAACCTGCCCAACCTCGGCGAGTACGACATCGCGCACCGGATCCGGGAGCTGTCCGAGGCCGGTGCGCGGCTGGCCCGCGAGGCGGCGGACGAGTTCGCCACGCCCGGACGGTCCCGCTACGTCCTCGGCTCGATCGGTCCGGGCACCCGGCTGCCCACCCTCGGGCACAGCCCGTACGCCGAGCTGCGCGACGCGTACCTGGAGAACGCCGCCGGGCTGATCGCCGGCGGTGCGGACGCGCTGATCGTCGAGACCTGCCAGGACCTGTTGCAGGTCAAGGCCGCGCTGGTCGGGTCGAAGCGGGCGATGGTCGAGCAGGGTCGCCAGGTGCCGCTGATCTGCCACGTCGCGGTGGAGACCACCGGCACCATGCTGCTGGGCTCCGAGATCGGCGCGGCGCTGTCCGCCATCGAGCCGCTCGGGGTGGACCTGATCGGCCTCAACTGCTCGACCGGCCCGGCCGAGATGGGCGAGCACCTGCGCTACCTGGCCCGGCACTCCCGGGTCCGGCTGTCGGTGATGCCGAACGCCGGCCTGCCGGTGCTGACCTCCGACGGGGCGTACTTCCCGCTGACCCCGTTGGAGCTGGCCGACGCGCTGGAACGGTTCGTCGCCGACTACGGCGTGTCGCTGGTCGGCGGCTGCTGCGGCACCACCCCGGAGCACATCCGGGTGCTCGCCGAGCGGATGCACGGTGTCGCCCCGGTGCCCCGCGAGCCGCGCCCCGAGCCCGGCGTCTCGTCGATCTACCACGCGGTGCCGTTCGCGCAGGAGTCGTCGGTGCTGATGGTGGGGGAGCGGACCAACGCCAACGGCTCCAAGGCGTTCCGCGAGGCGATGCTCGCCGGCGACTGGCAGGCGTGCGTGGAGATCGCCCGGGCACAGGCCCGGGACGGCTCGCACCTGCTGGACCTGTGCGTGGACTACGTGGGCCGGGACGGCACCCGGGACATGCGGGAACTGGCCGGCCGGTTCGCCACCGCCTCCACCCTGCCGATCGTGCTGGACTCCACCGAGCCGGTGGTGATCGAGGCCGGTCTGGAGATGCTGGGCGGCCGCTGCGTGGTCAACTCGGTCAACTTCGAGGACGGCGACGGGCCGGAGTCGCGCTACGCGCGGGTGATGCCGGTGGTCCGCGAGCACGGTGCCGCGGTGGTCGCGCTGCTCATCGACGAGGAGGGCCAGGCCCGGACCAGGGACTGGAAGGTACGCGTCGCGGCCCGGCTGATCGACGACCTCACCGGGCGGTGGGGGATGCGCCGGTCGGACATCCTGATCGACGCGTTGACGTTCCCGATCGCCACCGGCCAGGAGGAGACCCGGCGCGACGGCATCGAGACGATCGAGGCGATCCGGGAGATCACCCGGCGCTATCCGGGGGTCAACTTCACCCTCGGCATCTCCAACGTGTCGTTCGGGCTCAACCCGGCCGCCCGGCAGGTGCTGAACTCGGTGTTCCTGCACGAATGCCAGCAGGCCGGGCTGACCAGCGCCATCGTGCACGCCAGCAAGATCCTGCCGGTGTCGCGGATCCCCGAGGACCACCGGGAGGTGGCGCTGGACCTGATCTACGACCGGCGCCGCGAGGGGTACGACCCGGTGCAGCGGTTCATCGACCTGTTCGAGGGGGTGGACGCCGCCTCGGCCCGGGCCACCCGGGCGGAGGAGCTGGCGGCGCTGCCGCTGGACGAGCGGCTCAAGCGGCGGATCGTCGACGGCGAGCGGACCGGCCTGGAGGCGGACCTGGACACCGCCATGGCCGAGGGCCGCAGCCCGCTGTCGATCATCAACGACCTGCTGCTGGACGGGATGAAGGTGGTCGGCGAGCTGTTCGGCTCGGGCCAGATGCAGCTGCCGTTCGTGCTCCAGTCCGCCGAGGTGATGAAGACCGCGGTGGCTCACCTGGAGCCGCACATGGAGAAGGCCGACGACGGGGGCAAGGGCCGGATCGTCCTGGCCACCGTGCGCGGCGACGTGCACGACATCGGCAAGAACCTGGTCGACATCATCCTGTCCAACAACGGCTACGAGGTCGTGAACATCGGCATCAAGCAGCCGATCTCGGCGATCCTGGAGGCCGCCGAGGAACACCGCGCCGACGCCATCGGGATGTCCGGGCTGCTGGTCAAGAGCACCGTCATCATGAAGGAGAACCTGGCCGAGATGGTCCAGCGCGGCGTGGCCGAGCGCTGGCCGGTGCTGCTCGGCGGCGCGGCGCTGACCCGGGCGTACGTGGAGGACGACCTGCGCTCGATGTTCCCCGGCCAGGTGCACTACGCCCGGGACGCGTTCGAGGGACTGTCCCTGATGGACCGGGTGATGACCGCCAAGCGGGGTGGTGCCCCGGTGATCGACCCGGAGCGCGAGGCGGCCCTGGCGGCCCGGCGGGCACGCCGGGAGCGGCAGCGGGCCGTGGTCACCGATTCGCTGCCCGGCCTCGACGACACCTCGGTCCGCTCGGACGTGGCCACCGACGCCGCCGTGCCGACGCCGCCGTTCTTCGGCACCCGGGTGGTCAAGGGGCTGCCGCTGGCCGAGTACGCGGCGCTGCTGGACGAGCGGGCGACCTTCCTCGGGCAGTGGGGGCTGCGCGGCTCCCGCGGCGGGCAGGGCCCGACGTACGAGGAACTGGTGGAGACCCAGGGTCGGCCGCGGCTGCGGTACTGGCTGGACCGGCTCACCGCGGACAAGGTGCTGGAGGCGGCCGTGGTGTACGGCTACTTCCCGGCGTACTCCGACGGCAACGACCTGGTGGTGCTGGACGAGAACGGGCACGCCGAGCGGGCTCGGTTCACCTTCCCGCGGCAGCGTCAGGAGCGCCGGCTCTGCCTGGCCGACTTCTTCCGGCCGCGCGGCGACAAGCTCGACGTGGTGGCGCTGCAACTGGTCACCGTCGGGCAGCCGATCAGCGAGTACACCGCGAAGCTGTTCGCCGGCAACGAGTACCGCGACTACCTGGAGGTGCACGGCCTGTCGGTGCAGCTCACCGAGGCGCTGGCCGAGTACTGGCACCGCCGGATCCGGGCCGAGCTGACCCTGCCCGACGGCCGCACCCTGGCCGACGACGACCCGGACGAACTGGCCGGCCTGCTGCGCACCGACTACCGGGGCTGCCGCTACGCGTTCGGCTACCCGGCCTGCCCCGACCTGGAGGACCGGGCCAAGATCATGGACCTGCTGGACGCCGACCGGATCGGCGTGCAGCTGTCCGAGGAGTTCCAGCTCATGCCCGAGCAGGCCACCGACGCCATCGTGGTGCACCACCCGGAGGCCAACTACTTCAACGCCAAGTGA